Proteins encoded together in one Scytonema millei VB511283 window:
- the tnpA gene encoding IS200/IS605 family transposase, which produces MKHQFKSNKNVVYSCKYHIVWCPKYRRSVLKSGVDIRLKEILQQIAQEIQVDILEMEIMPDHVHLLVEVDPQFGVHKAIKRFKGASSRYLRQEFPHLKSRLPTLWSNSYFISTVGGAPLEVIKQYIQFQKEV; this is translated from the coding sequence TTGAAACATCAATTCAAATCCAACAAAAACGTTGTCTACTCCTGTAAGTACCACATCGTCTGGTGTCCCAAATACAGACGCTCAGTACTCAAGTCGGGTGTGGATATTCGACTCAAAGAAATCTTGCAACAGATAGCCCAAGAAATTCAAGTAGATATTTTAGAGATGGAGATTATGCCCGACCACGTACACTTGCTAGTCGAGGTAGACCCGCAGTTCGGGGTACACAAAGCGATTAAACGTTTTAAGGGCGCATCGTCTCGTTATTTAAGACAAGAGTTTCCACACTTGAAAAGCAGACTTCCTACTCTTTGGAGTAACTCGTACTTTATCTCTACTGTTGGTGGAGCGCCTTTAGAAGTAATTAAGCAGTATATTCAGTTTCAGAAAGAAGTTTGA
- a CDS encoding tetratricopeptide repeat protein, with translation MLDLIAAAFERQDYDTAAQLLQQLRHSSPADPWVQFYSGRLDEISGKLDTAAEIYRQLLLDSDRVHARIVVQARQGITRIESLIKAQRQQAIAQATADSDNMQKGVLVLEPIASDRKSEAAGNLAQIMQIDPYTARLQLPSRGWRLYRTGAIGELQFFGQQLLAANIPCFWSTLAEIEQIQVFQARYFEVAPAASVVCQNEVDELSFLSFQWSEVTHKVTGLLPLFEQVVDLNVRGKLQRKTQTQDYAQFCDLHLSDRGYIVRLCDRNYMFHNGIPFSEQQTHNQTTVRINWNHLQNFLDQKLERAESWSDFTIFAETALDRSDLLAPIPSHIHLFRREPTNWDAAFHLYSGLAFLKGRKN, from the coding sequence ATGCTCGATCTCATTGCTGCTGCTTTTGAACGCCAAGATTATGACACCGCAGCCCAGTTATTACAGCAGCTGCGACATAGTTCTCCCGCAGACCCTTGGGTACAATTTTACTCGGGTAGATTAGATGAAATATCTGGCAAATTAGATACAGCCGCAGAGATTTATCGGCAACTGTTACTGGATTCGGATCGCGTTCACGCTAGGATTGTGGTGCAAGCGCGTCAGGGTATAACCCGCATTGAATCACTTATAAAGGCACAACGCCAGCAGGCGATCGCCCAAGCTACTGCCGATTCCGATAATATGCAAAAAGGCGTGTTGGTATTAGAACCGATTGCTAGCGATCGCAAATCTGAAGCTGCTGGCAATTTAGCCCAAATTATGCAAATTGACCCCTATACAGCTCGACTTCAGCTCCCAAGTCGCGGTTGGCGGTTGTATCGTACGGGAGCAATTGGCGAATTACAATTTTTCGGTCAACAACTTTTGGCTGCTAACATACCATGTTTTTGGTCAACTTTGGCAGAAATCGAACAGATCCAAGTTTTCCAAGCGCGATATTTTGAAGTCGCTCCAGCAGCCAGTGTTGTTTGTCAAAATGAAGTAGATGAGCTGAGTTTTCTGAGCTTTCAATGGTCGGAAGTGACTCATAAAGTGACGGGATTACTACCCCTTTTCGAGCAAGTCGTAGACCTAAATGTGCGTGGCAAGCTACAACGCAAAACTCAAACTCAAGACTACGCCCAATTCTGCGATTTACACTTAAGCGATCGCGGTTATATCGTGCGACTATGCGATCGCAATTATATGTTCCACAATGGCATTCCTTTTTCCGAGCAGCAAACGCACAATCAAACAACTGTCAGAATCAACTGGAATCATTTACAGAATTTTCTCGACCAAAAACTCGAACGCGCTGAATCCTGGTCGGATTTTACCATTTTTGCTGAAACAGCTTTGGATCGGAGCGATTTACTCGCTCCAATCCCATCTCACATCCATCTATTCCGCCGCGAACCCACTAACTGGGATGCGGCATTCCATCTTTACAGTGGATTAGCTTTCTTAAAAGGAAGGAAAAATTAA
- a CDS encoding nucleoside deaminase, which translates to MDEFMAAAIAQAQQGLAEGGIPIGSVLVKDGKIVGKGHNKRVQDGDPVTHAEIDCLRNAGRIGNYKGTTLYSTLMPCYLCAGAVVQFGIKKVIAAESANFAGAKDFMEAHGVEVIDLNMYECKRMMGDFIEENPSLWNEDIGE; encoded by the coding sequence ATGGATGAGTTTATGGCAGCGGCGATCGCCCAAGCGCAACAAGGGTTAGCAGAAGGCGGTATTCCTATCGGTTCGGTACTGGTTAAAGATGGCAAAATTGTCGGCAAGGGACACAATAAGCGAGTTCAAGATGGCGATCCCGTAACTCATGCAGAAATCGATTGCCTCCGCAACGCAGGTAGAATTGGTAACTATAAAGGTACAACTCTTTATTCCACATTGATGCCTTGTTATCTCTGTGCTGGTGCTGTGGTGCAGTTTGGGATTAAAAAGGTGATTGCGGCTGAATCTGCCAATTTTGCTGGAGCCAAAGACTTTATGGAGGCACATGGCGTAGAAGTTATCGATTTAAATATGTATGAGTGCAAGCGAATGATGGGAGATTTTATTGAAGAAAATCCCTCTCTTTGGAATGAGGATATTGGTGAATAG
- the rpsU gene encoding 30S ribosomal protein S21, which yields MTQVLLGENEGIDSALRRFKRQVSKAGILADVKYHRHFETPQEKRKRKAVAARRKRRMR from the coding sequence ATGACCCAAGTGCTTCTCGGAGAAAATGAAGGAATTGATTCGGCATTACGGCGGTTCAAGCGCCAAGTATCCAAAGCGGGAATTTTGGCGGATGTAAAATATCATCGTCATTTTGAAACACCCCAAGAGAAACGCAAACGCAAAGCTGTTGCAGCTCGACGCAAGCGACGGATGAGATAG
- the pth gene encoding aminoacyl-tRNA hydrolase, whose product MTEAIASNSTSNQAIIVPQLIVGLGNPEPKYDQTRHNIGFAAVDAIARAWQIPLADNRKFQGIFGEGRSNAGKIRLLKPLTYMNNSGQAIRAVTDWYKLPPESVLAIYDDMDLPLGKIRLRLSGSAGGHNGMKSAIAHLGTPNFPRLRIGIGRPQGNNTKEDASTISYVLGRFSSAQAPLVAEVLQMALEAVELSLKQGVAQAMNRYNNRNILLNAKDTKQAVGN is encoded by the coding sequence ATGACAGAAGCGATCGCGTCTAATTCAACTTCCAACCAGGCTATCATCGTGCCGCAACTCATTGTTGGCTTGGGCAACCCAGAGCCTAAATACGACCAAACCCGCCATAATATCGGTTTTGCTGCTGTTGATGCGATCGCTCGTGCTTGGCAAATTCCACTGGCAGACAATCGCAAATTTCAGGGCATATTTGGTGAAGGTAGGAGTAATGCAGGTAAAATCCGCTTACTCAAACCCCTAACATATATGAATAACTCCGGTCAGGCAATTCGCGCTGTCACGGATTGGTATAAGCTACCACCAGAATCGGTACTGGCAATTTACGACGATATGGATCTCCCCTTGGGAAAAATTCGTCTGCGCTTATCCGGCTCGGCTGGCGGACACAACGGGATGAAAAGTGCGATCGCTCACCTAGGAACGCCAAACTTTCCCCGCCTACGAATCGGTATCGGTAGACCTCAAGGCAACAATACCAAAGAAGACGCATCGACTATATCTTACGTGCTAGGACGCTTTTCCTCTGCTCAAGCCCCATTAGTAGCTGAAGTTTTACAAATGGCGTTAGAAGCTGTAGAACTAAGCTTAAAGCAAGGAGTAGCGCAAGCAATGAACCGCTATAATAACCGCAATATCTTATTAAACGCTAAGGATACAAAACAGGCTGTAGGTAACTAG
- a CDS encoding response regulator yields the protein MQTIFKLVKQIQPGEIVIDNAQNNEYLAVTSIPALNWYFVVVLPKSILFQQAWSNAKFIPILGLSSLLIEIALIFVTLRQQIAKPLRRLLTATELIAAGNLDIQLDADRQDELGYLATSFNKMANAIAHRDAQLADQNTKLEQEVAARTVALQTALEQAEASSMQLVESKTALEVLQLETQMARTTAEAANQAKSAFLANMSHEIRTPMNGVVGMTGLLLNTSLTPQQQDFVDTIRRSGDALLTIINDILDFSKIESDKLDLEEQPFDLRVCIENSLDVLAPHAAEKNLELAYLLDPQTPDTIVGDVTRLCQILVNLLSNAVKFTEHGEVVVSVTTKEVNSSEYLEGRKKEQLPQTADYLMPRFYEIQFAVKDTGIGIPTDRMDRLFKSFSQVDTSTTRQYGGTGLGLAISQRLTEMMGGRMWVESQVGVGSTFHFTITVAAPNIVQNESFCILPQLHGKRLLIVDDSPTNRKILMLQAQSWGMLPRAAASGAEALEWLQRGDPFDLAVLDMQMPQMDGLSLATTIHQQPSYRKLPLLLLTSMGKPEVASQSPAVKLSACLTKPVKQSQLYNVLLKILSEQSQPSQVAPFLPKSSTLSAQIAQTHPLNILLAEDNTVNQKVALLMLQQMGYRADVANNGLEVLAALQRQPYDVVLMDVQMPEMDGLEAARQICQRWFHPHKPRIVAMTANAMQGDREACLYAGMDDYLTKPVKIEHLAQALSQCHPVEDGSRESGAGSREKRAEGAGGAEGEKPRATSHQSLVTHYTLHPTPHTPHPHQSHHVPPLSSPVIDPKALQALKEMAGEGGAATIAVVVDAYLEDTPKLIQTIQTAIASVNATELQRAAHTLKSSSATLGAMHFSQLSKQLEIIGRNSTIEFPKSREIVSELEAEYIKVKAELKKYLNTTELSNNS from the coding sequence TTGCAAACTATTTTTAAATTAGTCAAGCAGATTCAACCTGGAGAAATAGTCATAGATAATGCTCAAAATAACGAGTATCTTGCTGTTACTAGCATTCCCGCTCTGAATTGGTATTTCGTAGTTGTCCTTCCCAAGTCAATTTTGTTCCAGCAGGCATGGTCTAACGCTAAATTTATCCCGATCTTAGGGCTATCATCACTGTTAATAGAAATTGCCTTAATATTTGTCACTTTACGCCAGCAAATTGCTAAACCTTTAAGGAGATTGCTGACAGCTACAGAACTGATTGCAGCGGGAAACTTAGATATCCAATTAGATGCCGATAGACAAGATGAATTGGGCTATCTGGCGACATCATTTAACAAGATGGCAAATGCGATCGCTCATCGGGATGCCCAGTTGGCAGATCAAAATACGAAGCTAGAACAAGAAGTAGCCGCGAGAACGGTAGCTTTACAGACAGCCTTAGAGCAAGCGGAAGCCTCTAGTATGCAACTTGTGGAATCAAAAACAGCATTGGAAGTGTTGCAATTGGAAACGCAGATGGCTCGTACCACAGCTGAGGCTGCCAATCAAGCTAAAAGTGCGTTTCTCGCCAACATGAGCCATGAAATCCGTACTCCCATGAATGGAGTTGTCGGCATGACAGGTTTGCTACTCAATACATCTCTAACTCCCCAACAGCAAGATTTTGTAGATACGATTCGCAGAAGCGGCGATGCTTTACTGACAATCATCAACGACATTCTAGACTTTTCCAAAATTGAATCAGACAAGTTGGATTTGGAAGAACAACCCTTCGATTTGCGAGTTTGCATTGAAAATTCTCTCGACGTGCTAGCTCCTCATGCGGCGGAAAAGAATCTGGAGCTGGCTTACCTGCTCGATCCACAAACACCAGATACGATTGTGGGAGACGTGACGCGGCTGTGTCAAATTCTAGTCAACTTGCTGAGCAATGCAGTGAAGTTCACGGAGCATGGAGAAGTTGTAGTTTCAGTCACGACTAAAGAGGTAAATAGTAGCGAGTATCTAGAGGGAAGAAAAAAAGAGCAACTGCCGCAGACTGCCGACTATCTCATGCCGAGATTCTATGAAATTCAATTTGCCGTTAAAGACACTGGGATTGGAATTCCTACCGATCGCATGGATCGGTTATTTAAGTCCTTCAGTCAAGTCGATACTTCCACTACTCGTCAATATGGCGGGACGGGGTTGGGTTTAGCGATCTCTCAGCGATTAACTGAGATGATGGGCGGGAGAATGTGGGTAGAGAGTCAAGTCGGGGTTGGTTCTACCTTCCACTTTACGATTACCGTAGCAGCACCCAATATCGTGCAAAATGAGAGTTTCTGTATTTTGCCGCAATTGCACGGTAAGCGTTTGCTAATTGTGGATGATAGCCCTACTAATCGTAAAATTCTGATGTTGCAAGCTCAATCTTGGGGAATGCTTCCCCGTGCGGCTGCTTCTGGTGCAGAAGCATTGGAATGGTTGCAACGTGGAGATCCGTTCGATCTAGCAGTGTTAGATATGCAAATGCCGCAGATGGACGGTTTAAGCCTAGCGACAACCATCCACCAACAACCTAGCTACCGCAAGCTACCTTTGCTCCTCTTGACTTCTATGGGTAAGCCAGAAGTCGCCAGTCAAAGTCCAGCAGTCAAGTTATCTGCCTGTCTGACAAAGCCTGTCAAACAATCTCAGCTTTATAACGTACTGTTGAAAATTTTGAGCGAACAGTCGCAGCCATCCCAAGTTGCACCATTTTTGCCTAAATCCTCAACTCTTAGCGCTCAAATAGCGCAAACTCATCCTTTAAATATTTTATTAGCTGAAGATAATACGGTGAATCAAAAGGTAGCGTTATTAATGTTGCAGCAGATGGGATATCGGGCAGATGTTGCTAACAATGGACTGGAAGTTCTAGCCGCGCTGCAACGTCAGCCTTACGATGTTGTGTTGATGGACGTACAGATGCCAGAAATGGATGGATTGGAGGCAGCAAGACAAATTTGCCAGCGTTGGTTCCATCCGCATAAACCGCGAATTGTGGCTATGACTGCAAATGCCATGCAGGGCGATCGCGAAGCCTGTCTCTATGCTGGTATGGACGATTACCTAACTAAACCCGTGAAGATCGAGCATTTGGCTCAGGCTTTGAGTCAGTGCCATCCCGTAGAAGATGGGAGTCGGGAGTCGGGAGCCGGGAGTCGGGAGAAGAGAGCTGAGGGAGCTGGGGGAGCTGAGGGAGAAAAACCACGCGCCACTAGCCACCAGTCACTAGTCACTCACTACACCCTACACCCCACACCCCACACCCCACACCCGCATCAATCGCACCACGTACCACCTTTATCCTCTCCTGTAATCGATCCTAAGGCTTTGCAAGCATTAAAGGAGATGGCGGGGGAAGGTGGAGCCGCAACGATCGCAGTGGTGGTTGATGCTTATTTAGAAGACACTCCAAAATTAATTCAAACAATTCAAACTGCGATCGCATCTGTAAATGCTACAGAATTACAACGAGCAGCCCATACTCTTAAGTCTAGTAGTGCTACTTTGGGCGCAATGCATTTCAGTCAGCTATCAAAGCAATTAGAAATCATCGGACGTAATAGCACAATTGAGTTCCCAAAGAGTAGAGAAATTGTCTCTGAGCTTGAGGCTGAGTACATAAAAGTTAAAGCAGAACTAAAGAAATACTTAAATACTACTGAGTTATCAAATAACTCGTAG
- a CDS encoding nucleoside hydrolase, giving the protein MSKQLVLMDCDGGVDDYLATMLLMTMEQVECLGVVVTPADCYAHAAVSATRKILDFMECDRIPVAASTVRGINPFPRLYRRDSLIVDCLPILNQQDTIRTPLVEQTGQEFTIHTLLNAPEPVTLMVTGPLTTIAVALETAPEIEAKIQRLVWMGGALNVPGNVEKSIEPGQDGSAEWNAYWDAMAVDRVWRTQIPIVMCPLDLTNNVPVTAAIVRQMGKQRHYPLSDLVGQCYALVIPQDYYFWDVLATAYLAHPEFYQLREWETTIITTGASQGRTKVQPGGRKVQVMERVDREKFYDYILQQWQR; this is encoded by the coding sequence ATGTCTAAACAACTCGTACTAATGGATTGTGACGGTGGTGTAGATGATTATCTAGCAACTATGCTACTGATGACGATGGAGCAGGTTGAATGTCTCGGTGTTGTTGTCACTCCAGCTGATTGTTACGCCCACGCCGCTGTCAGTGCTACCCGTAAAATTCTCGATTTCATGGAATGCGATCGCATTCCAGTTGCAGCTAGTACCGTACGCGGGATTAATCCTTTCCCCCGTCTCTATCGCCGCGATTCTCTCATTGTCGATTGCCTACCCATTCTCAACCAGCAAGATACCATTCGCACGCCTTTGGTTGAGCAAACAGGTCAGGAGTTTACGATCCATACCTTGCTGAATGCGCCAGAACCCGTGACTTTGATGGTAACTGGTCCCCTGACCACTATTGCAGTTGCTTTAGAGACAGCTCCAGAAATCGAAGCTAAGATTCAACGCCTGGTTTGGATGGGTGGAGCGTTGAATGTTCCTGGTAATGTGGAAAAAAGCATCGAACCAGGACAAGATGGCTCGGCGGAATGGAATGCTTACTGGGATGCAATGGCTGTCGATCGCGTTTGGCGAACCCAGATTCCGATTGTGATGTGTCCTCTCGATTTAACAAATAATGTTCCAGTCACAGCCGCGATCGTGCGGCAAATGGGCAAACAGCGTCATTATCCCCTTTCAGACTTGGTAGGACAGTGTTATGCCTTGGTCATTCCGCAAGATTATTATTTTTGGGATGTGTTAGCCACAGCGTATCTGGCTCATCCAGAGTTTTATCAACTACGGGAGTGGGAAACGACAATTATAACTACAGGTGCAAGCCAAGGTCGCACCAAAGTTCAACCTGGCGGGCGCAAAGTTCAAGTCATGGAGCGAGTCGATCGCGAGAAATTTTATGACTACATATTACAGCAGTGGCAAAGATGA